Within Cololabis saira isolate AMF1-May2022 chromosome 14, fColSai1.1, whole genome shotgun sequence, the genomic segment gacgctcccttagagatagggtgaggagttccgtcacccgggaggagctcggagtcgagccgctgctccttcacattgagaggagtcagctgaggtggcttgggcatctgtaccggatcctcctggacgcctccctagggaggtgttccaggcatgtccctcctccctagggaggtgttccaggcatgtccctcctccttaaggaggtgttccaggcatgtccctcctccctagggaggtgttccaggcatgtccctcctccctagggaggtgttccaggcatgtccctacTCCACTGTTTACACTTTACGCgtacatgcctggaacacctccctaggtgTTCCAGGcctgtccctccgggaggagaccctgggGGAAGAcccagagatggaggaagagatggaggaagagctggaggaagagctggaggaagagctggaggaagagatggaggaagagctggaggaagagctggaggaagagctggaggaagagctggaggaagagctggaggaagagatggaggaagagctggaggaagagatggaggaagtgtctggggtcggaggaagtctgggcatctctgttgagactgctgcccccgcgacccgggaacggataagcggtgaaaaatggatggatggatggatggatggatggatggatggatggatggatggatggatggatggatgtctgaAATGTGAATGACGACCTAACAGTGGGTAATCATTCTTATCTTAAAGACATGTTATGTTCTGTTGATAGTACTTAGACACCTTGGGTTGGCCTGGAAAGGTGAGCAGGTTTCCCGGGCATCAGCCCGAACACCCCGGTCCGCATTTCAGCTCCATCAGCCCTCgtttgtgattttattttatggACAGATTCATCAGATTTAAGGTACTATAATTGTAGTTAGCATCATATATAATCACGAGCTGAAATCTTAATCTCAGAATTAGCAAAATTCTTAATCTGAATCATATCCTTTTTGGTATTATTTCATGTAATTCTGCTCCTGGCCACTAGGGGGCTGTATTTGCTGTGTTCCAGGTCGGCTGGTTATTTAACCGGGGAAACCCAAACACAGGTGATGCTGACTGGAGAAGCAAACAGTTTTTGACTGTATCTAGTGTGTTCTTGTGTTTTTGGATCTGAGCAAttcagtttgtttgttgttctttAAGTATTATGAgtaaaagttaagaaaaataaacctgcAAAGCAATTTTATCAATTCCAACCTTTCACCTGATATTTTTGGAGCTCTATGGTCGCACATCTAAACTAAATCCTCCGTATCAGCAACCAACACTTCGTTTAGGACTTAGTCGCTTTCCCAACTGGTCTTTCTCGCTtccaaaataacaaataaatgtccAAAGATAAAATGAACCACAAAGACAAGGCTCTAAGATAGAAATCACAGCATATTTCAATTGTATTTGGGATATTACAATAAAGACACAACAGAAGAATTTAAAAAGCCTTAGATTTTAAACATTGTATGATATGAATGAGTCAGTTTTTTAAACAAGTGTAACACAAAACCATAAAAACTATTCTGGAATGTGGATGAAAACAACAAGAAGCAGCCGGGTCTGATACCAACGTTACTGTAAACCATCGCCTCTGATCACCTCATCATGCAGAGAAATCACGAACACTTGCACTGACAGTTTTTCCTTTTACAATAAGCTTTTCCTGAGCGACGCCTCACTTCTTGAGGAAGTGGCTCATGACGTCGATGGGCAGCGGGAAGATGATGGTGGAGTTCTTCTCCGCGGCGATGGTGTTGAGCGTCTGCAGGTAGCGGAGCTGCAGGCCGGACGGAGACTCTGAGATGACCAGCGACGCCTCCTTCAGGGCGCGGGAGGCGTTCATCTCGCCCTCGGCGGCGATCACCTGCAACGGGAGTGAGACATCAGGGCGATGGACGGGAACCTGTGTGAGTATACGGTGTCTGTGTTCCCGGTCCTGACCTTtgcccgggcctcccgcgttgCCTCCGCCTCGGCGGCCATGGCTCTCTGCAGCTGGTGGggcagtttcacgtcttttatCTCCACACGCTCCACCTTGATTCCCCAATGATCTGTAGCGTCGTCCAGGTTGGTCTGCAGAAGACGGAGAAAATCATCTCACCTGCAGCTACATAGAAACCACCAGCACATGCACATACATGACAGTAATCCCTCCCTCCTCCGTACCTGCATGCTGTGAGCGATCCCCTCCCGGTCCGACAGCAGCTCTGCCAGGTTCTTGGTTCCCAGAACGTTCCTCAGCGTGGTCTGGGCCAGCAGGCGGGTGGAGAAGTCGGCGTTCGTCACGTTGGCCACGGTCGCTATCGGGTCG encodes:
- the stoml3b gene encoding stomatin (EPB72)-like 3b, coding for MEMEDHMESQKRRGISQDQLISERTGALGCCGWFLVILSGIFTVLLFPFTIWFCLKIVQEYERAVIFRLGRITDRKAKGPGIFFVLPCTDSFVKVDLRTVSFDIPPQEILTKDSVTVSVDGVVYFRVSDPIATVANVTNADFSTRLLAQTTLRNVLGTKNLAELLSDREGIAHSMQTNLDDATDHWGIKVERVEIKDVKLPHQLQRAMAAEAEATREARAKVIAAEGEMNASRALKEASLVISESPSGLQLRYLQTLNTIAAEKNSTIIFPLPIDVMSHFLKK